From Brevibacillus marinus, a single genomic window includes:
- the hprK gene encoding HPr(Ser) kinase/phosphatase, whose amino-acid sequence MRKTRVSNVVQQFQMKILSGGDGLGREITVTDLSRPGLQLAGYYSHYPAERIQLFGLTEMGFLRTLSREERLERMRFLMDEQTPCFCVTRNQEAVPEMLEISNERNVPVLQSPLATTSLVSKLTNFLENRLAPTTTLHGVLTDIYGVGVLIVGASGIGKSETALELVKRGHRLVADDAVEIRQTQEGQLIGSAPELIQHLLEIRGVGIINVMTMFGAGAVRNFKNIAMVVKLELWDQHKQYERLGLDEEKMKIIDTELPVLTIPVRPGRNLAVIIEVAAMNYRLKRMGYNAAVHFSKRLTDTIEDSEPDL is encoded by the coding sequence ATGCGAAAAACGAGAGTGAGCAATGTGGTTCAGCAGTTTCAGATGAAAATCCTGAGCGGCGGGGATGGTCTCGGGCGGGAAATCACGGTAACCGACTTGAGCCGCCCGGGCCTGCAGTTGGCAGGCTATTATTCCCACTATCCCGCGGAACGGATTCAGCTGTTCGGCTTGACCGAGATGGGCTTTCTGCGCACGCTGAGCCGGGAAGAACGGCTGGAGCGCATGCGCTTCCTGATGGATGAGCAGACGCCTTGTTTTTGTGTGACCCGCAACCAGGAAGCGGTCCCGGAGATGCTGGAGATCTCCAACGAGCGGAACGTGCCGGTTCTGCAGTCGCCGTTGGCCACCACCAGCCTCGTCAGCAAGCTGACAAATTTCCTGGAAAATCGACTCGCGCCGACAACAACCCTGCACGGCGTGCTGACCGACATCTACGGGGTGGGCGTCCTCATCGTCGGCGCAAGCGGCATCGGCAAGAGTGAGACAGCGCTGGAACTGGTGAAGCGCGGTCACCGGTTGGTCGCGGACGACGCGGTGGAAATCCGGCAAACCCAGGAAGGGCAGCTGATCGGGAGTGCACCCGAGCTGATTCAGCACCTCCTGGAGATTCGCGGAGTGGGGATTATCAATGTGATGACCATGTTTGGTGCGGGCGCGGTACGGAACTTCAAAAATATCGCCATGGTGGTCAAACTGGAACTGTGGGACCAGCACAAACAGTATGAGCGTCTCGGACTGGACGAAGAAAAAATGAAGATTATCGACACCGAACTTCCCGTGCTGACGATTCCGGTGCGCCCCGGCCGCAACCTGGCCGTGATTATCGAAGTCGCGGCGATGAACTACCGTTTGAAGCGGATGGGCTACAACGCCGCCGTGCACTTCTCCAAGCGGTTGACGGACACGATCGAAGACAGTGAACCGGATCTGTAA
- a CDS encoding accessory gene regulator ArgB-like protein — protein MSWTEKLADRLAAKLVTEDTPYTRGQIAHGLEIVLLQLLNLAFLLVVSYLLDAFGEALVVAVVYTLHRNFTGGVHFKSQSACFYIGNALLIGAALLVKYLPPLADAAAYGLVLSVFALSFALNRRYAPAKHTYVEYDESIIKRNRTIVGRLLVFGCLFSLVLVYFSYSKLAFSYTVAVLLQSILLHPFSYRLVGGIEQIFNKGVDP, from the coding sequence GTGAGTTGGACGGAGAAGCTGGCCGACCGGCTGGCGGCAAAACTGGTCACGGAAGACACCCCCTATACACGGGGACAGATCGCGCACGGGCTGGAAATCGTGCTCCTGCAGCTCCTCAACCTCGCGTTTTTGCTGGTGGTTTCCTATCTGCTGGACGCCTTTGGCGAGGCGCTGGTGGTCGCCGTGGTCTACACTCTCCACCGGAACTTTACCGGCGGCGTCCATTTCAAAAGCCAGTCAGCCTGCTTTTACATCGGCAATGCGCTGCTGATCGGGGCGGCGCTCCTCGTCAAATACCTGCCGCCGCTCGCTGACGCTGCCGCTTATGGCCTGGTTTTGTCGGTGTTTGCCCTCTCCTTCGCCTTGAACCGGCGGTATGCGCCGGCCAAGCACACCTATGTGGAATACGACGAGTCAATTATCAAGCGAAACCGAACCATCGTCGGCAGGCTGCTAGTATTTGGTTGTCTATTTTCCCTCGTGCTGGTATACTTTTCTTATAGCAAACTAGCATTCTCTTACACCGTCGCCGTTCTGCTCCAGTCGATACTCCTCCACCCGTTCAGCTACCGCTTGGTTGGAGGTATCGAACAAATTTTTAACAAAGGGGTTGATCCATGA
- a CDS encoding sensor histidine kinase: MNSLLDFLLLNVPEAFVVLMVGLAVFNQSILSKWKQGLLFSFLYGSASFLLTQLGLSVDVKVFLLLVLMFLLVYWLIERTYWIALVICASSFSLFFLFEFFIILFFQTFSVSLNEIKENRLYLYSAVWSYYLLLLAVTVILRAIRFDIRKLMPQAKLNRYLTLLILTGSVEFFLILFTSTHYYLAEINLLPTFYLEHVPMLNWVILVLFIVIAFLFWVYLSLTIDRVEAETETPYLQNINELLTAIRSIKHDSVNHYTAILGFLKVGMYEMASDYVKQLLQETTDVVKVVDGVKSPAVSALLHAKMAVCMAERIQFTVHISSQTQFSFIRTYDLIKVLGNLLDNAIAATLEEPEENRYVTLNWEDTDKERYLSIENSGPTIPDDKLDEIFQLGYTTKQYGEGGVGLAVVKKVIHAYGGKISVYSNSGITRFHISFPI; encoded by the coding sequence ATGAATAGCCTGCTAGACTTTCTCCTGCTGAACGTGCCCGAAGCATTCGTCGTCCTCATGGTTGGTTTGGCCGTCTTCAATCAATCGATTCTTTCCAAGTGGAAGCAGGGACTCCTGTTCAGCTTCCTGTACGGAAGCGCCAGTTTTTTGTTGACACAGCTCGGATTATCCGTGGACGTGAAAGTGTTTCTGCTGCTGGTCTTGATGTTTCTGCTCGTCTACTGGCTGATCGAACGTACATACTGGATCGCGCTGGTCATCTGCGCCAGCTCGTTTTCCCTTTTTTTTCTGTTTGAATTCTTTATTATCCTATTTTTTCAGACGTTTTCCGTCAGCCTGAATGAAATAAAAGAAAACAGACTGTATCTCTACTCGGCTGTCTGGTCGTACTACTTGCTGCTGCTTGCGGTAACGGTGATCCTGCGGGCGATCCGCTTCGACATACGCAAGCTGATGCCGCAGGCCAAGCTCAACCGGTATCTGACGCTGTTGATCCTCACGGGCAGTGTCGAGTTTTTCTTGATCTTGTTTACGAGCACGCATTACTACCTGGCGGAAATCAACCTGCTGCCCACTTTTTACCTGGAGCACGTGCCCATGCTGAACTGGGTGATCCTCGTCCTGTTTATTGTGATTGCCTTTTTGTTCTGGGTCTACTTGAGTCTGACGATTGATCGGGTGGAAGCGGAAACAGAGACTCCTTATTTGCAAAACATCAACGAACTGCTGACGGCAATCCGCTCCATCAAGCACGATTCCGTCAATCACTACACCGCCATTCTCGGCTTCCTGAAAGTCGGGATGTACGAAATGGCCTCCGACTACGTGAAGCAGCTGTTGCAGGAAACCACGGACGTGGTGAAAGTGGTCGACGGCGTAAAAAGTCCGGCTGTTTCCGCGCTGCTGCACGCCAAGATGGCCGTCTGCATGGCCGAACGGATCCAATTCACGGTACATATTTCTTCGCAAACGCAATTTTCCTTTATCCGAACGTACGACCTGATCAAGGTACTGGGCAACCTGCTCGACAATGCGATTGCCGCCACGCTGGAAGAACCGGAGGAAAACCGCTACGTCACGCTGAACTGGGAGGATACGGACAAGGAGCGCTACCTCTCGATCGAAAACAGCGGTCCGACCATTCCTGACGACAAACTGGACGAGATCTTTCAGCTTGGTTATACCACCAAGCAATACGGCGAAGGCGGCGTGGGCCTGGCTGTGGTAAAAAAAGTGATCCACGCCTATGGCGGCAAAATCTCGGTATACTCCAACAGCGGCATCACGCGGTTCCATATTTCGTTTCCAATCTAG
- a CDS encoding acyltransferase: MRNTRRYQVKGANPLWQLYRTVSFWKVIKNFIVIQLSRYTPFLSWKNWMYRKLLGMEVGEQTAFALMVMVDIMFPELIKVGKNCVIGYNTTILAHEYLVDEYRLGEVRIGDGVLIGANSMILPGVTIGDGAIVAAGTVVHKDIPAGSFVGGNPMQVIRGPE, from the coding sequence ATGCGAAACACGAGACGATACCAGGTGAAAGGGGCCAACCCGCTTTGGCAGCTGTACCGAACCGTCAGCTTCTGGAAAGTGATCAAAAACTTTATCGTCATCCAGCTCTCCCGTTACACGCCGTTTTTGTCGTGGAAAAACTGGATGTACCGCAAGCTGCTGGGGATGGAAGTGGGGGAACAGACCGCCTTCGCCCTGATGGTGATGGTAGACATCATGTTTCCCGAGCTGATCAAGGTGGGGAAAAACTGCGTGATCGGCTACAATACCACCATCCTGGCCCACGAGTACCTCGTCGACGAGTACCGCTTGGGCGAGGTGCGGATCGGCGACGGTGTGCTGATCGGTGCGAACAGCATGATCCTGCCGGGCGTGACGATCGGCGATGGCGCGATCGTCGCAGCCGGTACCGTGGTGCATAAGGATATCCCGGCCGGCAGTTTTGTCGGCGGCAATCCGATGCAGGTGATCCGCGGGCCCGAATGA
- a CDS encoding phage holin family protein, with product MLRWVVRLLLNGAALLAISYLFEEVKVSGFGVAVLAAFILGVVNTVIRPILVMLTMPLNVLTLGLFWFVTNAVTFALTAYLIDGFEIGPWPDSLLTTVLAAATMSLLAAIIHRLTRKKKAVS from the coding sequence ATGCTCCGATGGGTGGTGCGGCTGCTGCTGAACGGAGCAGCGCTGCTGGCGATCAGCTATCTGTTTGAAGAGGTGAAAGTGTCCGGATTTGGCGTGGCCGTGTTGGCCGCGTTTATCCTCGGTGTGGTCAATACGGTGATCCGGCCGATCCTGGTGATGCTGACGATGCCGCTGAACGTATTGACGCTGGGGTTGTTTTGGTTCGTCACCAATGCCGTGACATTTGCCTTGACCGCTTACCTGATCGACGGTTTTGAGATCGGGCCGTGGCCGGACTCCCTGCTGACCACCGTGCTTGCGGCCGCGACGATGAGTCTGCTCGCCGCCATCATCCATCGCCTCACCCGCAAGAAAAAAGCCGTATCGTGA